In the genome of Caldalkalibacillus uzonensis, one region contains:
- a CDS encoding acyl-CoA dehydrogenase family protein, with the protein MSLLFKGFSLPTVKLPECTKKLRDEVRNFIDEELQAGTFTPHCDSWLAGFSPEFSRKLGEKGWIGVTWPRKYGGQERSALDRFVITEELLAAGAPVAAHWIADRQSGPLLLRYGTEEQRTFFLPKIARGECYFSIGLSEPNSGSDLASISTSARREGDGWVINGSKIWTSGAHKTQYMIALCRTSRDPDNRHAGMSQFIIDLSLPGVIVRPIILMTGEHHFNEVIFEDVKVSDDMVVGEIGNGWKQSMTELAYERSGPERFLSTFPLLVELVRILRKNGQNDKHSRIEIGRLVAHLWTLRRMSLGVAKLLEEGITPNIPASLVKDLGTQFERELTEKVRLLVSLSPSMTSIKHFEVLLAQAILHSPGFTLRGGTTEILRGIIARGLGVR; encoded by the coding sequence GTGAGTTTATTGTTTAAAGGATTTAGTTTACCAACTGTTAAATTGCCTGAATGTACAAAGAAATTGAGGGATGAGGTACGAAACTTTATTGATGAAGAACTGCAAGCAGGTACCTTTACCCCGCATTGTGATTCGTGGTTAGCCGGTTTTTCTCCAGAGTTCAGCAGGAAATTGGGTGAGAAAGGATGGATTGGGGTTACGTGGCCTCGCAAATATGGCGGGCAAGAACGCTCTGCTTTAGACCGTTTTGTGATTACAGAAGAACTGTTAGCGGCCGGTGCTCCTGTAGCGGCCCATTGGATAGCTGACCGTCAAAGCGGCCCGTTGCTCCTTAGGTACGGGACGGAAGAACAACGGACATTCTTTTTACCCAAAATTGCCAGGGGTGAATGTTACTTCTCCATTGGATTAAGTGAGCCTAATTCTGGATCGGATTTAGCCTCCATAAGCACCAGTGCCCGTAGGGAAGGGGACGGCTGGGTAATCAATGGCAGTAAAATATGGACCAGCGGGGCCCACAAGACGCAGTATATGATTGCCTTGTGCCGAACATCTCGCGATCCGGATAACCGCCATGCCGGAATGAGTCAGTTTATTATCGATCTATCCTTGCCCGGTGTGATTGTAAGACCCATTATTCTCATGACTGGAGAGCATCACTTTAATGAAGTAATTTTCGAGGACGTCAAAGTTTCTGATGACATGGTTGTTGGTGAAATCGGAAACGGATGGAAACAAAGTATGACCGAATTAGCATATGAACGAAGCGGCCCGGAAAGATTTTTGAGTACCTTTCCACTTTTGGTGGAATTAGTACGGATTCTGAGGAAAAACGGGCAAAACGATAAACATTCTAGAATTGAAATTGGGAGATTGGTTGCTCATTTATGGACATTACGACGCATGTCCTTAGGAGTTGCTAAGTTATTGGAGGAAGGCATAACGCCTAATATTCCGGCCTCTCTGGTTAAAGACCTGGGAACACAATTTGAAAGGGAATTAACTGAAAAGGTACGCTTGCTTGTCTCTTTGTCTCCATCGATGACTTCCATTAAACATTTTGAAGTGCTCCTAGCTCAGGCCATCCTTCATTCACCCGGTTTTACACTACGAGGGGGTACGACAGAAATTCTACGGGGCATTATTGCAAGGGGGTTGGGGGTACGATGA
- a CDS encoding enoyl-CoA hydratase/isomerase family protein: protein MSALIHVHIEDHIQTITLNRPEKKNAFNSQMIGEWVQALEDAQNNKDVHVVVVTGAGDVFCAGGDVGDMQEGKPTRLDAKNMLWEDIHRIPFTLQRMDKPVIAAINGPAVGAGLDMALMADIRTMADTAKVSEGYVKVGLVPGDGGAYFLPRLVGEARAYELLWTGRFVDAEEALQMGLVNHVFPRETFMEQTMDLARQIASGPQIAIRMIKRSVRQSMKTDLETALDLISSHMAIVTETEDHKEGVNAFLEKRKPKFTGR, encoded by the coding sequence ATGTCTGCATTGATTCATGTTCATATTGAGGATCATATTCAGACCATCACGTTAAATCGTCCTGAAAAGAAAAATGCCTTTAACAGTCAAATGATCGGTGAGTGGGTTCAGGCCTTGGAAGATGCTCAAAATAATAAGGATGTCCATGTGGTTGTTGTGACAGGAGCGGGAGATGTGTTCTGTGCCGGCGGAGATGTGGGAGATATGCAAGAAGGTAAACCGACCCGGTTGGATGCCAAAAATATGCTTTGGGAGGATATTCATCGTATTCCGTTTACGTTGCAACGAATGGATAAACCGGTCATCGCGGCCATTAACGGTCCTGCTGTGGGGGCGGGACTGGATATGGCTCTTATGGCAGATATAAGAACTATGGCTGATACAGCCAAAGTGAGTGAAGGTTATGTCAAGGTGGGCTTGGTACCGGGTGATGGGGGCGCCTACTTTTTGCCAAGACTTGTGGGAGAAGCAAGAGCTTACGAACTCTTGTGGACAGGACGCTTTGTGGACGCAGAAGAAGCGTTACAAATGGGTTTAGTCAATCACGTCTTTCCACGAGAAACATTTATGGAACAGACCATGGATCTAGCTAGGCAAATTGCCTCCGGTCCGCAAATTGCAATACGTATGATCAAGCGCTCTGTTCGTCAATCTATGAAAACCGATTTAGAAACAGCACTTGATCTGATTTCTTCACATATGGCTATCGTTACCGAAACGGAAGACCATAAGGAAGGGGTTAATGCTTTTCTGGAAAAAAGGAAGCCCAAGTTTACGGGGAGATAA
- a CDS encoding VOC family protein, whose protein sequence is MLEVEGLDHITLAVNNLEEAKQKFETMFGVKPLKEMVLEEHGVKAVFYLVNDVLIGLETPISEGSFKRFLQKKGEGIHHIALSVKDIEKAAQELTAKGIGIIGPHVKEGVRRELFVYPKSFFNVMLQVIQWEGPYRDSLEERVKSNLKG, encoded by the coding sequence TTGTTAGAGGTAGAGGGGCTTGATCACATTACACTGGCAGTCAATAATCTGGAAGAGGCAAAACAAAAGTTTGAGACGATGTTTGGTGTTAAGCCACTGAAGGAAATGGTGCTGGAGGAACATGGTGTAAAGGCCGTTTTTTATCTGGTGAATGATGTTTTGATTGGCTTGGAAACCCCGATCAGTGAGGGCAGCTTTAAACGATTTCTACAAAAAAAAGGTGAAGGGATCCACCACATTGCCCTAAGTGTAAAGGATATAGAAAAGGCAGCCCAAGAGCTCACAGCAAAAGGGATTGGGATCATTGGTCCCCATGTTAAAGAGGGAGTAAGGAGAGAATTATTTGTCTACCCCAAAAGTTTTTTTAACGTTATGCTCCAAGTAATCCAGTGGGAGGGCCCGTACAGAGATTCTCTTGAAGAGAGAGTAAAATCTAATTTAAAAGGATGA
- a CDS encoding UGSC family (seleno)protein, which yields MLVLNPKSRPKEVDQKLKPIYSLEGKRIGILNNRWKSWEVIIAEMSRQLSENHQVKSVAIYDIPLTSAASKSFLDDLALKSDFVIVGLANUGSCTTWSIHDSIDLFNRGIPSIVVVTDRFVDLANAIAAGREFTSIPKVVISRLVEELPTEELKVIAGDIISEALDQISKEKVSE from the coding sequence ATGCTGGTGTTAAATCCAAAATCCAGACCTAAAGAAGTGGATCAAAAATTGAAACCGATTTACTCCTTAGAAGGAAAGCGGATCGGAATTTTAAATAACAGATGGAAAAGTTGGGAAGTGATCATTGCTGAAATGAGTCGTCAGCTTTCTGAAAACCACCAAGTTAAAAGTGTTGCAATTTATGACATCCCTCTAACTTCAGCTGCATCCAAGTCATTTTTAGATGATCTAGCTTTAAAGTCGGATTTTGTTATCGTCGGTTTAGCAAATTGAGGATCATGTACTACGTGGAGTATCCACGATTCAATTGATTTGTTCAATAGAGGAATTCCATCCATTGTGGTGGTCACCGATCGGTTTGTTGATTTAGCTAATGCAATTGCTGCAGGAAGGGAGTTTACAAGCATTCCCAAAGTGGTGATTAGTCGTTTGGTGGAAGAGCTGCCCACAGAGGAATTGAAAGTGATCGCTGGCGACATTATTAGTGAAGCGTTAGATCAAATTTCAAAGGAGAAAGTGTCAGAATGA